From one Flavobacterium sp. N502536 genomic stretch:
- a CDS encoding PhoX family protein, with protein MKKKLLSITALLLITNSVIQAQTIVFDKGSSWSYDDKGVQLADQWKNTDFDISAWKSGNGPLGYGDPVTTTITKPLNAAYFTKDFTVNLSDLSATMELGVMRDDGIIVFLNGVEVVRDNMPAGAIDYNTLSSTTVDGANESIYNIFSIPKSKFVQGVNRISIELHNRGASSSDLRVDAYLKTVADNGFEKESPWRFNDNGVQLADQWKNPGFDISAWKSGNGPLGYGDPVTTTIAKPLNAAYFNKDFTVNLSDLSATMELGVMRDDGIIVYLNGVEVVRDNMPAGAILYDTFSTTTVDGANESIYNIFSIPKANFVQGVNRISIELHNRSASSSDLRMDAYLKKAVPPVVIPPDTSCNDGNHISCFTSIVPTVQTSKLIISKQHKYQLILKEGDNYTEGGGFVGGLNDFTGYVAKKTSGVSSSTDGYLSVNHETNPGGVTMAEINYNATTKLWQLTKSRAVDFSSASLVQTIRNCSGGVTPWGTIVTAEESVAGNDTNGDGYKDYGWLVEIDPVTAQVSSKNTNGTKGKLWQMGIMNHENVVINNAGTIAYYGEDGGTHMVYKYTMDTPNNLSSGNLYVLKLDQGITNGNPVATTATWIQVPNKTQADQNNTTSLAESLGGTKFNGVEDVEISPLDGKIYFTAKGLDKVYRMKDNGTTASEVEVFVGGGSTVYTLNTTEGVKTESWGDGNDNLTFDELGNLWVLQDGGKKLYLGNSTRSYSGKSKSKTFCFYASWI; from the coding sequence GTGAAAAAAAAATTACTTTCAATTACAGCTCTTTTATTAATAACAAATTCGGTAATTCAGGCTCAGACTATCGTTTTTGATAAAGGTTCATCATGGAGCTATGATGACAAAGGTGTACAGTTAGCCGATCAATGGAAAAATACCGATTTTGATATTTCGGCCTGGAAATCAGGAAATGGACCATTAGGATATGGGGATCCTGTGACAACTACGATCACAAAGCCTTTAAATGCAGCTTATTTCACTAAAGATTTTACCGTTAATTTGTCCGATTTGAGTGCCACTATGGAGCTCGGAGTAATGAGAGATGACGGAATTATTGTCTTTTTAAATGGTGTCGAGGTCGTAAGAGATAATATGCCTGCAGGTGCCATTGACTATAATACACTTTCAAGTACAACAGTAGATGGAGCGAATGAAAGTATTTATAATATTTTCTCCATTCCAAAATCAAAGTTTGTACAAGGAGTTAACAGAATTTCGATCGAACTACACAACAGAGGAGCAAGCAGTTCTGATTTAAGAGTGGATGCCTACCTTAAAACAGTTGCTGATAATGGTTTTGAAAAAGAATCGCCATGGCGTTTTAATGACAATGGTGTACAGTTAGCTGACCAATGGAAAAATCCCGGTTTTGATATTTCAGCCTGGAAATCAGGAAATGGGCCATTAGGCTATGGAGATCCTGTAACCACTACGATCGCAAAACCTTTAAATGCAGCTTATTTCAATAAAGATTTTACCGTTAATTTATCAGATTTGAGTGCCACTATGGAGCTTGGAGTAATGAGAGATGACGGAATTATTGTCTATTTGAATGGTGTTGAAGTAGTACGAGATAATATGCCGGCGGGCGCAATTTTGTACGATACTTTTTCAACTACAACAGTCGATGGAGCAAATGAGAGCATTTATAATATTTTCTCTATTCCAAAAGCTAATTTTGTACAAGGAGTTAACAGAATTTCGATTGAACTGCATAACAGGAGTGCAAGCAGTTCTGATTTAAGAATGGACGCCTATCTTAAAAAAGCCGTTCCGCCAGTAGTTATACCTCCTGATACCTCTTGCAACGACGGAAATCATATTAGCTGTTTTACCTCTATTGTGCCTACAGTACAAACGTCTAAATTAATTATTTCTAAACAGCACAAATACCAATTGATTCTTAAAGAAGGGGACAATTACACTGAAGGTGGAGGATTTGTAGGAGGCCTAAATGACTTTACTGGTTATGTAGCTAAAAAAACAAGCGGTGTATCCAGCAGTACAGATGGCTATCTTTCGGTAAACCACGAAACAAATCCGGGTGGAGTTACAATGGCAGAAATTAATTACAATGCAACAACAAAACTTTGGCAATTAACAAAATCAAGAGCAGTAGATTTTTCATCAGCGAGTTTGGTGCAAACGATCAGAAACTGTTCCGGAGGAGTTACACCTTGGGGAACTATCGTTACTGCAGAGGAATCTGTAGCAGGCAATGACACAAATGGTGATGGTTATAAAGATTATGGCTGGTTGGTAGAAATTGATCCGGTTACAGCTCAGGTTTCTTCTAAAAACACTAATGGAACAAAAGGAAAACTTTGGCAAATGGGAATCATGAATCACGAAAATGTTGTGATTAATAATGCCGGAACTATAGCATATTATGGTGAAGATGGAGGAACGCACATGGTATACAAATACACCATGGATACTCCAAATAACCTTTCTTCAGGAAATTTATATGTTTTGAAATTAGACCAAGGCATAACAAATGGAAATCCAGTAGCTACAACAGCAACCTGGATTCAGGTTCCTAACAAAACGCAAGCAGATCAAAACAATACGACTTCATTGGCAGAATCTTTAGGTGGAACGAAATTCAACGGGGTAGAAGATGTTGAAATAAGTCCTTTGGATGGTAAAATATATTTTACAGCAAAAGGCTTAGACAAAGTTTATCGCATGAAAGATAACGGAACGACCGCATCAGAAGTGGAAGTTTTTGTCGGTGGAGGATCAACAGTTTATACTTTAAATACAACAGAAGGAGTTAAAACGGAATCTTGGGGAGATGGCAATGATAATTTAACTTTTGATGAGTTAGGAAATCTTTGGGTTCTTCAGGATGGTGGAAAAAAATTATATTTGGGTAATAGCACCAGATCATACTCAGGCAAATCCAAAAGTAAAACTTTTTGCTTCTATGCCAGCTGGATCTGA
- a CDS encoding T9SS type A sorting domain-containing protein, with translation MPAGSEPTGLTFTPDHKFGFFSIQHPGSGIDKDVDATGNTIDYRGKSATIVIALKQNLGVDNSLGVIDHNQNEIVVSPNPTSGVVQITSGNLNNLQVTAYNLLGQIVYKKAFLQNPVTELDLTTQLQYSNMLILNIEADGFQKTVKLLKK, from the coding sequence ATGCCAGCTGGATCTGAGCCTACAGGTCTCACTTTTACACCCGATCATAAATTCGGATTCTTCTCTATTCAACATCCTGGTTCAGGTATCGATAAGGATGTTGATGCTACAGGAAATACGATTGATTACAGAGGAAAATCAGCTACAATCGTTATTGCTTTAAAGCAAAATTTAGGGGTAGATAATTCATTGGGGGTTATTGATCACAATCAAAATGAGATTGTAGTATCTCCTAATCCTACTTCAGGTGTGGTACAGATTACTTCTGGCAACCTTAACAACCTGCAAGTTACCGCTTATAACCTGTTAGGGCAAATTGTTTATAAAAAGGCTTTTTTACAAAATCCGGTGACGGAATTAGATTTGACAACACAACTTCAATATTCAAATATGTTGATTTTAAATATAGAAGCTGACGGTTTTCAAAAAACTGTAAAACTTCTAAAAAAATAA
- a CDS encoding leucine-rich repeat domain-containing protein, translating into MKKLLLFIVIVFSVCNAKAQIDPVKYPTYTDINAALLSKKTVYSMSFRDKGLYNLPPDITKMDSLFFLNVMGNHLEKMDKAIFSLKQLEILNVNKNSIKFIPDEISELKKLKSFSINLNSLTAINSNISKLQDLRMVSFESNNLSVFPEALLDIPSLEEINLHSNQISTVSERLDKIKNLKYLNLSSNQINDLGEMKLPKKLKYLELQKNSIVEVPGTLFQSQNIEYLNLSDNAISSISPKIMKLKNAVSVNLANNKLKSLPNEIQYMKKLKTLILVGNPMNKETIGKLKALMPNTAIYF; encoded by the coding sequence ATGAAAAAATTACTTTTATTTATTGTTATTGTTTTTTCGGTCTGTAATGCTAAAGCACAAATTGACCCGGTTAAATATCCCACTTATACCGATATTAATGCAGCGCTTTTGAGTAAAAAAACCGTTTACAGCATGAGCTTCAGAGATAAAGGATTATACAACCTTCCTCCGGATATTACAAAAATGGATTCTCTCTTTTTTTTAAATGTAATGGGAAATCATTTAGAGAAAATGGATAAAGCAATATTTTCGCTAAAACAACTTGAAATTTTGAATGTTAATAAAAACAGTATTAAATTCATTCCTGATGAAATAAGTGAATTAAAAAAACTAAAATCTTTTTCGATAAACCTCAACAGTCTGACCGCTATAAATTCAAACATTTCAAAACTTCAAGACTTACGCATGGTGAGTTTTGAATCAAATAATTTAAGTGTTTTTCCGGAAGCTCTTTTAGATATCCCTTCCCTTGAAGAAATAAATCTCCACAGTAATCAGATAAGTACTGTTTCAGAACGTTTGGATAAAATAAAAAACTTAAAATACCTAAATCTCTCTTCGAATCAAATTAATGATTTAGGAGAAATGAAATTGCCAAAAAAACTGAAATACCTTGAATTACAAAAAAACAGCATTGTAGAAGTTCCCGGGACATTATTTCAATCTCAAAATATAGAATACTTAAATTTGAGTGATAATGCGATATCTTCGATTTCTCCAAAAATTATGAAATTAAAAAATGCTGTAAGTGTAAATTTAGCCAATAATAAACTAAAAAGTCTACCCAACGAAATTCAATACATGAAAAAGCTTAAAACACTAATTTTAGTTGGAAATCCTATGAACAAAGAAACTATAGGTAAACTTAAAGCACTGATGCCTAATACAGCTATTTATTTTTAA
- a CDS encoding Crp/Fnr family transcriptional regulator has product MEKNLFYENIKKYADLTEAEFEKLSSFYHIEKIERNQMILSEGEICDFEGYVLEGCFKIFYKEDNIKDHVLYFAIEDWWVLDIGSFVSGKASKLNIQALEDSVIMTINKEDKEKLYVEMPKAERLFRLMNQKALESIQLRMISMLNKTADKRYLDFKNKYPTLEQRIPQHQIAAYLGISHEFLSKIRRKLL; this is encoded by the coding sequence ATGGAGAAAAATCTATTTTATGAAAATATAAAAAAGTATGCTGATTTAACGGAAGCTGAGTTTGAAAAATTGAGTTCGTTTTATCATATTGAAAAGATAGAGCGAAATCAAATGATACTTTCTGAAGGTGAAATTTGTGATTTTGAAGGATACGTATTAGAAGGTTGTTTTAAAATTTTCTATAAAGAAGATAACATAAAAGATCATGTTCTCTATTTTGCAATAGAAGATTGGTGGGTGTTGGATATTGGAAGTTTTGTATCTGGTAAAGCTTCGAAATTAAACATTCAGGCTCTGGAAGATTCCGTAATTATGACCATTAATAAAGAGGATAAGGAAAAATTATATGTCGAAATGCCTAAGGCAGAACGACTTTTTCGTTTGATGAATCAAAAAGCCTTAGAATCAATTCAGTTGCGAATGATTAGCATGTTGAATAAAACAGCTGATAAACGTTATTTAGATTTTAAGAATAAATATCCAACATTAGAGCAAAGAATTCCACAGCATCAAATTGCTGCTTATTTAGGTATTTCGCATGAGTTTTTAAGCAAGATTAGAAGAAAGTTGTTGTAG
- a CDS encoding cysteine hydrolase family protein, whose amino-acid sequence MENKTQKKEALLLIDIQNDYFEGGAYALVHPEKASKNAKAVLEKFRLEHKTIVHVQHIAEEGFFLPNTEGVKIHQDVLPIKGEKIITKHVPNSFQRTDLLSYLHENKITDLVICGMMTQICVDSAVRAAKDYGFTVTLLADACATLDLEFQGKIIEAEQVQASFISALQFYYADVTTTNQFLNL is encoded by the coding sequence ATGGAAAATAAAACACAAAAGAAAGAAGCTTTACTCCTTATCGATATTCAAAATGATTATTTTGAAGGTGGGGCTTACGCACTAGTTCATCCGGAAAAAGCATCAAAAAATGCCAAAGCCGTGCTTGAAAAATTCAGATTAGAGCATAAAACAATTGTTCATGTACAGCATATCGCTGAAGAAGGATTCTTCTTGCCCAATACTGAGGGAGTAAAAATACACCAAGATGTACTGCCTATAAAAGGAGAAAAAATTATCACAAAACATGTACCCAACAGTTTTCAAAGAACCGATTTATTGTCCTATCTGCACGAGAACAAAATTACTGATTTGGTTATTTGCGGCATGATGACACAAATTTGTGTTGACTCAGCGGTTAGAGCTGCTAAGGACTATGGTTTTACTGTCACACTGTTAGCAGATGCCTGTGCAACCTTAGATCTTGAGTTTCAGGGAAAAATCATCGAGGCCGAACAGGTTCAAGCCTCATTCATCAGTGCATTGCAGTTTTACTATGCGGATGTAACCACTACAAATCAATTTTTAAACCTGTAA
- a CDS encoding S41 family peptidase, with protein sequence MSFNKKYGLLINRCIPLLLILFGNLQLAQSQNIDSTILDETKTANLYTLCKVWGFLKYYHPNVAKGRFNWDEQLLNIIPKIEKATSNEAISKIYMEWIASLGDISTCRSCKDVKSDEYFDKNFNLSWTQNTELFSSELSKKLKQIEDNRFQGKNHYVSATNAGNVKITNEPQYENLEFPDESHRLLSLFRYWNVVEYFYPYKYMTDENWDEVLKQMIPKFLNSKNKTKYHLAMLETVVKLNDSHATLYTDPIDDYFGRKYSPVYFNMVEDQLVITGFYNDSLAKLNDLKIGDVVEKSEGIAAKKITTANEIYNRGSNNKVKDSHNGFFVTAGATDSIKLNIKRGEDEIVKNFGRYDLKHIKSQFPTNKEKYKILDKNIGYVDMSYLEMKDVDKMMLDLKATKAIIIDYRAYMNFTPFMIARRLIRTKKEFAKVIKPDLSYPGRFIWKQSETIPPKNNDYYTGKVIVLVNENTQSASEFATMLLQTGDNVTTIGTQTSGADGNVSYNDFLGYKSIITGLGVFYPDRSETQRVGIKINVVVHPTIKGIREGRDEILEKALEFAKK encoded by the coding sequence TTGTCTTTTAATAAAAAATATGGATTATTAATCAATAGATGTATTCCATTGTTACTTATCTTGTTTGGTAATTTACAATTAGCCCAGAGCCAAAATATCGATTCAACCATATTAGACGAGACTAAAACAGCAAACTTATATACTCTTTGTAAAGTATGGGGATTTCTTAAATATTATCACCCAAATGTTGCGAAAGGACGTTTTAACTGGGACGAACAATTATTAAACATTATTCCTAAAATTGAAAAAGCTACAAGTAACGAAGCTATCTCTAAAATCTATATGGAGTGGATTGCCTCTCTAGGAGATATCAGCACGTGTCGTTCTTGTAAAGATGTGAAGTCTGATGAATATTTTGATAAAAATTTCAACCTTTCCTGGACGCAAAATACTGAATTGTTTTCTAGTGAGCTTTCAAAAAAATTAAAACAAATAGAAGACAACCGATTTCAGGGAAAGAATCATTATGTTTCTGCCACAAACGCTGGTAATGTAAAAATAACCAATGAACCACAATATGAAAATTTAGAGTTTCCAGATGAAAGCCATCGATTGTTAAGTTTGTTTAGATATTGGAATGTTGTTGAATATTTTTATCCCTACAAGTACATGACTGATGAAAATTGGGATGAAGTTTTAAAACAAATGATTCCTAAGTTCTTAAATTCAAAAAACAAAACAAAATATCATTTAGCAATGCTGGAAACAGTTGTTAAACTTAACGACTCACATGCAACTTTATACACAGATCCTATCGATGATTACTTTGGAAGAAAATACAGTCCTGTATATTTTAATATGGTGGAAGATCAATTGGTAATTACTGGTTTTTATAATGATTCATTAGCAAAATTAAATGATTTAAAAATTGGAGATGTTGTAGAAAAGTCAGAAGGAATAGCCGCAAAGAAAATAACTACAGCCAATGAAATCTATAATAGAGGATCTAATAATAAAGTAAAAGATTCTCACAATGGCTTTTTTGTAACAGCCGGAGCAACAGATTCTATAAAACTAAACATTAAACGTGGGGAGGACGAAATTGTTAAAAATTTCGGGCGTTATGATCTAAAACATATAAAAAGTCAATTCCCCACAAATAAAGAAAAATATAAAATTCTAGACAAAAATATTGGATATGTGGATATGAGTTACTTAGAAATGAAAGATGTTGACAAAATGATGTTAGATCTTAAAGCAACAAAAGCAATTATTATTGATTATAGAGCGTACATGAATTTCACTCCTTTTATGATAGCACGAAGATTGATTCGAACTAAAAAAGAGTTTGCAAAAGTGATAAAACCAGATCTTTCTTATCCCGGGAGATTTATTTGGAAACAAAGCGAAACAATTCCACCTAAAAACAATGACTATTACACTGGTAAAGTCATTGTCTTAGTTAATGAAAACACTCAAAGTGCATCCGAATTTGCAACTATGTTATTACAGACAGGTGACAATGTTACTACAATAGGTACCCAAACTTCCGGAGCAGATGGCAACGTTTCATATAATGATTTTTTAGGCTATAAATCAATCATTACAGGACTAGGTGTGTTTTACCCAGATAGAAGCGAAACTCAAAGGGTGGGCATAAAAATTAACGTTGTTGTTCATCCCACTATTAAAGGTATTCGGGAAGGAAGAGACGAAATTCTTGAAAAAGCACTAGAGTTTGCAAAAAAATAA